Proteins found in one Miscanthus floridulus cultivar M001 chromosome 4, ASM1932011v1, whole genome shotgun sequence genomic segment:
- the LOC136548364 gene encoding uncharacterized mitochondrial protein AtMg00810-like codes for MGQLHHFLGVSVAHYDDGLFLSQQQYTLDILERTRMSAYKPCSTPIDLHSKLSTDGPPVADSTHYRSLAGALQYLTFTRLDIAYAVQQICLYMHDPGEPHLAALKQILCYLQGTLSLGLTLRPSSPAELVAYTDADWAGCPDTRQLTYGYAMFLGDNLVS; via the coding sequence ATGGGCCAGCTTCATCATTTTCTTGGTGTCTCCGTCGCACACTATGACGATGGTTTATTCCTCTCTCAGCAGCAGTATACTCTGGATATTTTGGAGCGCACCAGGATGAGTGCTTACAAGCCTTGCAGCACCCCCATCGACCTGCACTCCAAGTTGTCTACAGATGGTCCTCCAGTTGCTGACTCCACACACTACCGCAGTTTAGCTGGTGCTCTCCAGTATCTGACATTCACTCGTCTAGACATTGCCTATGCCGTCCAGCAGATCTGTCTCTATATGCATGATCCTGGAGAGCCACACCTTGCTGCTCTCAAACAGATCTTATGCTACTTACAGGGCACTCTGTCACTTGGCTTGACTCTGCGCCCCTCATCACCTGCTGAGCTTGTTGCCTATACTGATGCTGACTGGGCCGGCTGCCCCGACACTCGCCAATTGACCTATGGCTATGCAATGTTCCTTGGGGATAATCTGGTGTCCTAG